From the Streptomyces nigrescens genome, one window contains:
- the thrB gene encoding homoserine kinase, producing the protein MAGPAFRAAAVRVRTPATSANLGPGFDALGLSLGLYDDVVVRVADSGLHIDIAGEGADTLPRDESHLLVRSMRAAFELLGGQPRGLEIVCANRIPHGRGLGSSSAAISVGIVAARAVTIGGEQKLDDTALLELATEIEGHPDNVAACLLGGFTLAWMDTGTARAIRMDPADSIVPVVFVPGKPVLTETARGLLPRTVPHVDAAANAGRAALLVEALTRRPELLLAATEDRLHQEYRAPAMPESVALVNRLRADGVPAVVSGAGPTVLALVEDAAAEKVAALAGEGWAANRLTLDAAGTCVLPLAG; encoded by the coding sequence ATGGCCGGTCCCGCGTTCCGCGCCGCCGCCGTCCGGGTGCGCACCCCCGCTACCAGCGCCAATCTCGGTCCCGGCTTCGATGCCCTGGGTCTTTCCCTGGGCCTGTACGACGATGTCGTGGTGCGCGTCGCCGACTCCGGGCTGCACATCGACATCGCAGGTGAGGGTGCCGACACCCTGCCGCGCGACGAGAGCCACCTGCTCGTACGGTCGATGCGCGCCGCCTTCGAGCTGCTCGGCGGGCAGCCGCGCGGCCTGGAAATCGTCTGCGCCAACCGCATCCCGCACGGCCGCGGCCTGGGGTCTTCCTCGGCCGCCATCAGCGTGGGCATCGTGGCTGCCCGCGCCGTGACGATAGGCGGTGAGCAAAAGCTCGACGACACCGCGCTGCTGGAGCTGGCCACCGAGATCGAGGGCCACCCCGACAATGTCGCCGCCTGTCTGCTGGGCGGTTTCACGCTCGCCTGGATGGACACCGGAACCGCGCGTGCGATCCGGATGGATCCCGCCGATTCCATCGTTCCGGTGGTCTTCGTGCCCGGAAAGCCGGTGCTGACCGAGACCGCCCGAGGACTGCTGCCGCGCACCGTCCCGCATGTGGACGCCGCGGCCAACGCCGGCCGCGCCGCACTGCTCGTCGAGGCCCTGACCAGGCGCCCCGAGCTGCTGCTCGCCGCGACCGAGGACCGACTCCACCAGGAGTACCGCGCCCCCGCGATGCCGGAGAGCGTGGCCCTGGTGAACCGACTGCGTGCGGACGGCGTCCCCGCAGTTGTGTCCGGTGCGGGCCCCACGGTGCTCGCACTGGTCGAGGACGCGGCGGCCGAGAAGGTCGCGGCACTGGCGGGAGAGGGGTGGGCGGCCAACCGGCTGACCCTCGACGCGGCAGGCACCTGCGTACTGCCGCTCGCCGGGTGA
- a CDS encoding response regulator, with protein sequence MPGLSGRILVVDDNKVIRQLIRVNLELEGFEVVTAADGAECLDVVHHVRPDVVTLDVVMPRLNGLHTAARLRSDPRTWDIPIAIVSACTQGEVDNGETVGVDAFLAKPFEPAELVRTVGMLVREGRQRQRERGPAGGAEEEDGESDGGGGGAGRGASSGEVAASGGVGMVDAGGE encoded by the coding sequence GTGCCTGGCTTGTCCGGTCGGATCCTTGTTGTCGACGACAACAAGGTGATCCGCCAGTTGATCAGGGTCAATCTCGAGCTGGAGGGCTTCGAGGTCGTGACCGCGGCTGATGGTGCCGAATGTCTGGATGTCGTGCACCACGTGAGACCTGATGTCGTGACCCTTGATGTCGTGATGCCGCGGCTCAACGGTCTGCACACCGCGGCGCGGTTGCGCTCCGATCCGCGGACGTGGGACATCCCGATCGCCATCGTCAGCGCGTGCACCCAGGGCGAGGTGGACAACGGCGAGACGGTGGGCGTGGACGCCTTCCTCGCGAAGCCGTTCGAGCCGGCCGAGCTGGTACGGACCGTGGGGATGCTGGTGCGTGAGGGCCGGCAGCGGCAGCGGGAGCGTGGGCCCGCGGGTGGGGCCGAGGAAGAGGACGGGGAGAGCGACGGGGGCGGGGGAGGGGCGGGGCGCGGTGCCTCGTCCGGTGAGGTCGCGGCGTCCGGTGGGGTCGGCATGGTGGATGCGGGCGGGGAATAG
- the rho gene encoding transcription termination factor Rho yields MSDTTDLMGARTDGSATAPATDAPAAPTRRRRSGTGLDGMVLAELQQVASGLGIKGTARMRKSQLIEVIKEKQAGGSGSAAKADAPADTETKPKRRTTSKARTGDDSAEPAAGKAAKSDKGAKAADQAAAQQQIDIPGQPVSDEQPAGERRRRRATAAAGSPEAASGDLKTDTKVEAKTEVKADAKTDTATSPQETGEGRPGKGGERQERGDRQDRGQKGDRGDRGERGQRQRDRDRGDRRKGGDAGDGGQGGQGGQRQRDRRTDDDDDFEGGRRGRRGRYRDRRGRRGGREDFGNEPQVSEDDVLIPVAGILDILDNYAFIRTSGYLPGPNDVYVSLAQVRKNGLRKGDHVTGAVRQPKDGERREKFNALVRLDTVNSVAPEQGRGRPEFGKLTPLYPQERLRLEGESGGLTTRIIDLVTPIGKGQRGLIVAPPKTGKTMIMQAIANSITRNNPECHLMVVLVDERPEEVTDMQRSVKGEVISSTFDRPAEDHTTVAELAIERAKRLVELGHDVVVLLDSITRLGRAYNLAAPASGRILSGGVDSTALYPPKRFFGAARNIEDGGSLTILATALVETGSRMDEVIFEEFKGTGNLELKLDRKLSDKRIFPAVDVDASSTRKEEILMGSDELAIVWKLRRVLHALDQQQAIELLLDKMKQTKSNAEFLLQIQKTTPTAGNGND; encoded by the coding sequence GTGAGCGACACCACCGATCTGATGGGCGCGCGCACCGATGGCAGTGCCACCGCGCCCGCCACGGACGCTCCCGCCGCGCCTACGCGGCGCCGCCGTTCCGGCACCGGCCTTGACGGCATGGTCCTGGCAGAGCTGCAGCAGGTCGCCTCCGGCCTCGGTATCAAGGGCACCGCGCGGATGCGCAAGAGCCAGCTGATCGAGGTCATCAAGGAGAAGCAGGCCGGAGGCTCAGGCTCCGCCGCCAAGGCCGACGCGCCCGCCGACACCGAGACCAAGCCCAAGCGCCGGACGACCTCCAAGGCCCGCACCGGCGACGACAGCGCGGAGCCGGCCGCCGGCAAGGCCGCCAAGTCCGACAAGGGCGCCAAGGCCGCTGACCAGGCCGCGGCCCAGCAGCAGATCGACATCCCCGGTCAGCCGGTCAGCGACGAGCAGCCGGCCGGTGAGCGCCGCCGGCGTCGCGCCACCGCCGCCGCGGGCAGCCCCGAGGCCGCCTCGGGCGACCTCAAGACCGACACCAAGGTCGAGGCGAAGACCGAGGTCAAGGCGGACGCCAAGACCGACACCGCGACCTCCCCGCAGGAGACCGGCGAGGGCCGGCCCGGCAAGGGAGGCGAGCGCCAGGAGCGCGGCGACCGCCAGGACCGCGGCCAGAAGGGTGACCGTGGCGACCGCGGTGAGCGCGGCCAGCGCCAGCGTGACCGTGACCGCGGGGACCGCCGCAAGGGCGGCGACGCCGGCGACGGCGGCCAGGGCGGTCAGGGCGGCCAGCGCCAGCGGGACCGCCGTACCGATGACGACGACGACTTCGAGGGCGGCCGCCGGGGCCGTCGCGGCCGCTACCGCGACCGCCGGGGCCGTCGCGGCGGCCGTGAGGACTTCGGCAACGAGCCGCAGGTGTCCGAGGACGACGTCCTGATCCCGGTCGCGGGCATCCTCGACATCCTCGACAACTACGCGTTCATCCGGACCTCGGGCTACCTGCCCGGCCCGAACGACGTCTACGTCTCGCTCGCCCAGGTCCGGAAGAACGGTCTGCGCAAGGGTGACCACGTCACCGGCGCGGTCCGCCAGCCCAAGGACGGCGAGCGGCGCGAGAAGTTCAACGCGCTGGTCCGGCTCGACACGGTCAACAGCGTGGCGCCCGAACAGGGCCGCGGACGGCCGGAGTTCGGGAAGCTGACGCCCCTCTACCCGCAGGAGCGACTGCGTCTGGAGGGGGAGTCGGGCGGCCTGACGACCCGGATCATCGACCTGGTCACGCCGATCGGCAAGGGCCAGCGAGGGCTGATCGTGGCTCCGCCGAAGACCGGCAAGACCATGATCATGCAGGCGATCGCCAACTCGATCACCCGCAACAACCCCGAGTGCCACCTGATGGTCGTCCTCGTCGACGAGCGTCCGGAAGAGGTCACCGACATGCAGCGGTCGGTGAAGGGCGAGGTCATCTCCTCGACCTTCGACCGCCCGGCCGAGGACCACACCACCGTCGCCGAGCTGGCCATCGAGCGCGCCAAGCGCCTCGTCGAGCTGGGTCACGACGTGGTCGTCCTGCTGGACTCGATCACTCGTCTGGGACGTGCGTACAACCTCGCCGCCCCGGCCTCGGGCCGCATCCTGTCCGGTGGTGTCGACTCGACCGCGCTCTACCCGCCGAAGCGCTTCTTCGGTGCGGCGCGCAACATCGAGGACGGCGGTTCGCTGACCATCCTGGCCACCGCGCTGGTCGAGACCGGCTCGCGGATGGACGAGGTGATCTTCGAGGAGTTCAAGGGCACCGGAAACCTGGAGCTCAAGCTCGACCGCAAGCTCTCGGACAAGCGCATCTTCCCGGCGGTGGACGTGGACGCGTCCAGCACCCGTAAGGAAGAGATCCTCATGGGCAGCGACGAGCTCGCCATCGTGTGGAAGCTGCGCCGGGTGCTGCACGCCCTGGACCAGCAGCAGGCCATCGAGCTGCTGCTGGACAAGATGAAGCAGACGAAGTCCAACGCGGAGTTCCTGCTGCAGATCCAGAAGACGACGCCGACCGCGGGCAACGGCAACGACTGA
- the lysA gene encoding diaminopimelate decarboxylase → MSRSAHPAGPRHADVLPEGHYAGPPADLNTLDPRVWSRTVGRNADGVVTVGGLDVTALAEEFGTPAYFLDEDDFRARCRAWKDAFGPEADVFYAGKAFLSLAIVRWLNEEGLNLDVCSGGELATALAAGMPAERIALHGNNKSTEEITRAVEAGVGRIVLDSFQEMVRVAHIAERLGKRQRVQIRVTVGVEAHTHEFIATAHEDQKFGIALAGGQAAEAVRRALKLDGLELIGIHSHIGSQIFDMAGFEVSARRVVQLLTEVRDEHGIELPEIDLGGGLGIAYTSDDDPREPHEIATALGEIVRRECESAGLRMPRLSVEPGRAIVGPTAFTLYEVGTVKELEGLRTYVSVDGGMSDNIRTALYDAEYSVALVSRTSDAEPMLSRVVGKHCESGDIVVRDAFLPADVAPGDLLAVPATGAYCRSMASNYNHSLRPPVVAVKDGAARVIVRRETEEDLLRLDVG, encoded by the coding sequence ATGAGCCGTTCCGCGCACCCCGCAGGGCCCCGGCACGCCGATGTGTTGCCCGAGGGCCATTACGCCGGGCCGCCCGCCGATCTGAACACCCTCGACCCGCGGGTCTGGTCCCGTACGGTCGGGCGCAATGCCGACGGTGTGGTCACCGTCGGCGGGCTGGACGTCACCGCGCTCGCCGAGGAATTCGGTACACCGGCGTATTTCCTGGACGAGGACGACTTCCGGGCGCGCTGCCGGGCCTGGAAGGACGCTTTCGGGCCGGAAGCCGATGTGTTCTACGCCGGAAAGGCTTTTTTGTCCCTGGCCATTGTGCGGTGGCTGAACGAAGAGGGACTGAATCTCGACGTCTGTTCCGGGGGCGAACTGGCCACCGCGCTGGCGGCGGGAATGCCGGCCGAGCGGATCGCCCTGCACGGGAACAACAAGAGCACCGAGGAAATCACCCGGGCCGTGGAAGCGGGCGTCGGGCGGATCGTGCTCGACTCGTTCCAGGAGATGGTGCGGGTCGCGCATATCGCGGAGCGGCTGGGCAAGCGGCAGCGGGTGCAGATCCGCGTCACGGTCGGTGTCGAGGCGCATACGCATGAGTTCATCGCGACCGCGCACGAGGACCAGAAGTTCGGCATCGCGCTGGCGGGCGGACAGGCCGCGGAGGCCGTGCGCCGGGCGCTCAAGCTGGACGGCCTGGAGCTCATCGGAATTCACAGCCATATCGGGTCGCAGATCTTCGACATGGCGGGATTCGAGGTATCGGCCCGCCGGGTGGTGCAGCTGCTGACCGAGGTACGGGACGAGCACGGCATCGAGCTGCCCGAGATCGACCTGGGCGGCGGCCTCGGCATCGCGTACACCTCGGACGACGATCCGCGCGAGCCGCATGAGATCGCGACGGCGCTCGGGGAGATCGTGCGCCGGGAGTGCGAGTCGGCGGGGCTGCGGATGCCGCGGCTGTCGGTCGAGCCCGGGCGCGCGATCGTGGGCCCGACGGCTTTCACGCTGTACGAGGTCGGCACGGTCAAGGAGCTGGAAGGGCTGCGGACCTATGTGTCCGTGGACGGCGGGATGTCGGACAACATCCGTACGGCGCTCTACGACGCGGAGTACAGCGTGGCGCTGGTGTCGCGCACCTCCGATGCCGAGCCGATGCTCTCGCGCGTGGTCGGCAAGCACTGTGAGAGTGGCGACATCGTCGTGCGCGATGCCTTCCTGCCGGCGGACGTGGCGCCCGGGGATCTGCTCGCGGTGCCGGCGACCGGTGCGTACTGCCGTTCCATGGCGAGCAACTACAACCACTCGCTGCGGCCCCCGGTCGTAGCGGTCAAGGACGGTGCCGCCAGGGTGATCGTCCGGCGGGAGACGGAGGAAGATCTCCTGCGGTTGGATGTCGGGTAG
- the thrC gene encoding threonine synthase: protein MSANSTASRQWRGIIEEYRDRLPVSDTTEVVTLREGGTPLVPAQLLSERTGCEVHLKVEGANPTGSFKDRGMTMAITRAKEEGAKAVICASTGNTSASAAAYAVRAGMVCAVLVPQGKIALGKMGQALVHGAKILQVDGNFDDCLTLARSLSDNYPVALVNSVNPVRIEGQKTAAFEIVDMLGDAPDIHVLPVGNAGNITAYWRGYKEYAADGIATHTPRMWGFQASGSAPIVRGEVVKDPTTIATAIRIGNPASWSYAQQARDESGGFIDDVTDRQILAAYRLLAAREGVFVEPASAASVAGLLKAAEEGKVDPGQRIVCTVTGNGLKDPDWAVAGAPQPVTVPIDADAAAERLGLA, encoded by the coding sequence ATGTCTGCCAATTCCACCGCGAGCCGTCAGTGGCGCGGAATCATCGAGGAATACCGTGACCGGCTGCCGGTCAGCGACACGACCGAGGTCGTCACCCTCCGCGAGGGCGGCACCCCGCTCGTACCGGCGCAGCTGCTCTCCGAGCGCACCGGCTGCGAGGTGCACCTCAAGGTCGAGGGTGCCAACCCCACCGGTTCCTTCAAGGACCGCGGCATGACGATGGCCATCACGCGCGCCAAGGAGGAGGGCGCCAAGGCGGTCATCTGCGCCTCCACCGGCAACACCTCCGCCTCGGCCGCGGCCTACGCGGTCCGTGCCGGCATGGTCTGCGCCGTCCTCGTCCCGCAGGGCAAGATCGCGCTCGGCAAGATGGGCCAGGCACTGGTCCACGGCGCGAAGATCCTGCAGGTCGACGGAAATTTCGACGACTGTCTGACGCTGGCCCGGAGCCTGTCCGACAACTACCCCGTCGCACTTGTGAACTCCGTCAACCCGGTGCGGATCGAGGGCCAGAAGACCGCGGCCTTCGAAATCGTGGACATGCTCGGCGACGCCCCCGACATCCATGTGCTGCCCGTCGGCAACGCCGGCAACATCACGGCGTACTGGAGGGGCTACAAGGAGTACGCGGCGGACGGCATCGCCACGCACACCCCGCGGATGTGGGGCTTCCAGGCCTCCGGCAGCGCGCCCATCGTGCGCGGTGAGGTCGTCAAGGACCCGACCACCATCGCCACCGCGATCCGCATCGGCAACCCGGCCTCGTGGTCGTACGCCCAGCAGGCGCGGGACGAGTCCGGCGGCTTCATCGACGACGTGACCGACCGTCAAATCCTGGCCGCCTACCGCCTGTTGGCGGCGCGGGAGGGCGTCTTCGTGGAGCCCGCCTCGGCCGCTTCGGTCGCCGGTCTGCTCAAGGCCGCCGAGGAGGGCAAGGTCGACCCGGGCCAGCGCATCGTCTGCACGGTCACCGGCAACGGCCTCAAGGACCCGGACTGGGCGGTGGCCGGAGCGCCGCAGCCGGTCACGGTCCCGATCGACGCGGACGCCGCGGCCGAGCGCCTGGGCCTCGCCTAG
- a CDS encoding homoserine dehydrogenase → MMRTRPLKVALLGCGVVGSEVTRIMTTHADDLAARIGAPVELAGIAVRRPDKVREGVPAELVTTDATALVKRGDIDVVIEVIGGIEPARTLITTAFEHGASVVSANKALVAADGAALHAAAEANGADLYYEAAVAGAIPLVRPLRESLAGDKVNRVLGIVNGTTNFILDKMDSTGAGYSEALDEATALGYAEADPTADVEGFDAAAKAAILAGIAFHTRVTIDDVHREGLTEVTAADIASAKRMGCTVKLLAICERAADGASVTARVHPAMIPLTHPLASVREAYNAVFVEAEAAGQLMFYGPGAGGAPTASAVLGDLVAVCRNKLAGATGPGESAYTRLPVSPMGAVITRYHISLDVADKPGVLAQVATIFAEHGVSIDTVRQSGKDGEASLVIVTHRAADAALSSTVGALRELDTVRGVASIMRVEGE, encoded by the coding sequence ATGATGCGTACGCGTCCGCTGAAAGTGGCGCTCCTGGGCTGTGGTGTTGTCGGCTCAGAGGTGACGCGCATCATGACGACGCACGCCGATGACCTCGCCGCCCGCATCGGTGCGCCGGTGGAGCTCGCCGGGATCGCCGTCCGCCGCCCCGACAAGGTGCGCGAGGGCGTCCCGGCCGAGCTGGTCACCACCGATGCGACCGCGCTCGTCAAACGCGGCGACATTGATGTCGTGATCGAGGTCATCGGCGGGATCGAGCCGGCCCGCACGCTGATCACCACCGCTTTCGAGCACGGTGCGAGCGTGGTCTCCGCCAACAAGGCGCTGGTCGCGGCGGACGGTGCGGCGCTGCACGCGGCCGCCGAGGCCAATGGCGCGGACCTGTATTACGAGGCCGCCGTCGCCGGTGCGATCCCGCTGGTCCGGCCGCTGCGCGAGTCGCTCGCCGGGGACAAGGTCAACCGGGTGCTCGGCATCGTCAACGGCACCACCAACTTCATCCTCGACAAGATGGACTCCACCGGGGCCGGCTACAGCGAGGCGCTCGACGAGGCGACCGCGCTCGGTTACGCCGAGGCCGACCCGACCGCCGATGTCGAGGGCTTCGACGCCGCCGCCAAGGCCGCGATCCTGGCCGGTATCGCCTTCCACACCCGCGTGACCATCGACGATGTGCACCGCGAGGGCCTCACGGAGGTCACCGCGGCCGATATCGCCTCCGCCAAGCGGATGGGCTGCACGGTCAAGCTGCTGGCCATCTGCGAGCGGGCCGCGGACGGCGCGTCGGTGACCGCGCGGGTGCACCCCGCGATGATTCCGCTGACGCATCCGCTCGCCTCGGTCCGTGAGGCGTACAACGCGGTCTTCGTCGAGGCCGAGGCGGCCGGCCAGCTGATGTTCTACGGGCCGGGTGCGGGCGGTGCGCCGACCGCCTCCGCGGTCCTCGGCGACCTCGTCGCGGTCTGCCGCAACAAGCTCGCCGGGGCCACCGGACCGGGCGAGTCCGCCTACACCCGGCTGCCCGTCAGCCCCATGGGCGCGGTCATCACGCGGTACCACATCAGCCTTGATGTGGCCGACAAGCCCGGCGTGCTCGCGCAGGTCGCGACCATCTTCGCCGAACACGGCGTATCGATCGATACGGTCCGTCAGTCGGGCAAGGACGGCGAGGCATCCCTCGTCATCGTCACCCACCGAGCGGCGGACGCGGCCCTGTCGTCGACCGTCGGGGCACTGCGCGAGCTGGACACCGTGCGCGGTGTCGCCAGCATCATGCGGGTCGAAGGGGAGTAA
- the nrtL gene encoding ArgS-related anticodon-binding protein NrtL, with amino-acid sequence MTPAELSRTVLRSVRGAVEEQELSVPVPARIVVQPPPRPGCGDYASNVALQLARQAGRPAREVAEILRKRLIGSAGITRVEIAGPGFLNFTLGDGAQAALVREVLAQGDRYGDRSVRSARGVGAGDVAGPGSSPDREPAPDREPGRGPDPDRGPAPSARDVVVAEALARIQAAARVAAVDGGQAAPVATPPDLTALIARLGVDEARWVLLRPAAQDPVRVPERPVQRESNPRFRVQYAAARARALGRYAQELGFGSEPGDVGAPARGEAVGEGPSDGSVSAAQNLQTFHTLLATYPSAIETAARLRAPDRVVRHLEATADAFFRWHDVCPPLPVGEQKPLAVHRARLALAEAGGTVLANGLRLLGISAPEHL; translated from the coding sequence GTGACCCCCGCTGAGCTCTCCCGCACCGTCCTGCGCTCCGTGCGTGGTGCGGTGGAGGAGCAGGAGCTCTCCGTGCCCGTACCTGCGCGGATCGTGGTGCAGCCGCCGCCGCGGCCGGGGTGTGGGGACTACGCCTCCAATGTCGCGCTGCAGCTCGCCCGGCAGGCGGGCCGGCCGGCCCGGGAGGTCGCCGAGATCCTGCGGAAGCGGCTGATCGGGAGCGCCGGGATCACCCGGGTCGAGATCGCCGGGCCGGGATTTCTGAACTTCACGCTGGGGGACGGGGCGCAGGCCGCGCTGGTGCGGGAGGTGCTGGCGCAGGGGGACCGTTACGGGGACCGGAGTGTACGGAGTGCCCGCGGCGTGGGCGCAGGCGATGTTGCCGGCCCGGGCTCCAGCCCCGACCGTGAGCCCGCCCCCGACCGTGAGCCCGGCCGCGGCCCCGACCCCGACCGCGGCCCTGCCCCCAGCGCCCGTGACGTCGTCGTCGCCGAGGCGCTGGCCCGCATCCAGGCAGCCGCCCGAGTGGCGGCCGTCGACGGTGGTCAGGCCGCCCCCGTGGCCACCCCGCCCGACCTGACTGCCCTCATCGCCCGTCTCGGAGTCGATGAAGCGCGCTGGGTGTTGTTGCGGCCTGCCGCGCAGGATCCGGTGCGGGTGCCCGAGCGGCCCGTGCAGCGGGAGAGCAATCCGCGGTTCCGGGTGCAGTATGCGGCCGCGCGGGCGCGGGCGCTGGGGCGTTATGCGCAGGAGCTGGGGTTCGGGAGCGAGCCGGGGGACGTGGGTGCTCCGGCGCGCGGTGAAGCCGTGGGCGAGGGCCCGTCGGACGGGTCCGTATCCGCTGCTCAGAACCTGCAGACTTTCCACACCCTCCTCGCCACCTACCCCTCCGCCATCGAGACCGCCGCGCGGCTCCGGGCGCCGGACCGGGTGGTGCGGCATCTGGAAGCGACGGCGGACGCGTTCTTCCGGTGGCATGACGTCTGTCCGCCGCTGCCCGTCGGGGAGCAGAAACCCTTGGCCGTGCATCGCGCCCGGCTGGCCCTTGCCGAGGCCGGCGGGACGGTGCTCGCCAACGGCCTGCGTCTGCTCGGCATCTCCGCTCCCGAACACCTCTGA